A window of Planktothrix sp. FACHB-1365 genomic DNA:
CTCTTCGTTCATCGTCTCTAATTCTTCATTGGTAGACTGTAACTCTTCATTGGTGGTTTCTAACTCTTCATTACTAGACTGTAACTCTTCATTAGTGGTTTCTAATTCTTCATTGGTAGACTGTAATTCTTCATAGGCCATTTCCAATTCTTGATTAGAATGTTCTAAATCTTCTTGCAAGTTTTTATAGCGAGTCACATCAATAAAATTAATACTAATTCCTAAAGTTTGATTATTGGCATCTAACAACGGACAAACTTGAACATCAATAAAAATAATATCACCCGAAGCCATTTGCCATTCAATATCTCGAATATTCACAGGCCGTTTTTCACTATACGCTTGTTCCATACAGGAACGTAATTCAATGGGACGATAGGAAATCTCTAAATCTTGCAATGGACGTCCGACATCACGGCTGGTTAAACTAAACAAAAATCGGGCACGTTCATTCGCAAGGGCGAGTAAACCATTCATATCAATAATAATCCGGGCGCAGGGGCTACTATCAAAGGCTAATTCGCGTAAACGAACATGACTAGAAAGATGATTTACGGCTTCTTCATTCCCTGTTTGTGCCATAATTAATAATCGATCTCGAAGATTAAGTTTAGGAACTTTGGCAAAAACCCGACACTTTAGATCCGTAGGTGTAAAGGTATTAGCATGAGTTAATAACATCTCCGCTTTTCCTAAAAACAGGAATCCTCCATCCCGCAGTGCAAAGTGAAATCGAGCTAAAATTCGGCTTTGAGCTTCAGCATTAAAATACATTAAAGTATTGCGACAAACTAATAAATCAACTTTAGAAATTGGAGCATCTTGGTGCAGATCATGACGACCAAAAATCACGCAGCGACGTAAATCTTTGCGAAAGGTATAACGGGTATCAATTTTTTCAAAAAACTGTTCAATTTGTTCTGAGGATAAACCATTGAGATCCTTCTGAAGATAAATCGCTTGTCGTGCTTGATTCAGAGCTTCTTCATCAATATCTGTGGCATAAATTTTAACCCGTTCTCGAAACTGTTCAATGCCAATTACTTCTGCAACTATCATCGAAATTGTATACGCTTCTTCACCTGAAGCACAGCCAGCACTCCAAATTCTGATGATTTCATTAGGTTCTTTATTCGCCAGAATGCGCGGGATAATTTCATCTCTGACATAAT
This region includes:
- a CDS encoding CheR family methyltransferase; protein product: MTNSSKNIEFEALLDYVKRSRGFDFAGYKRSSLMRRVNKRMQTINIEGYSNYLDYLEVHPEEFNFLFTTILINVTSFWRDYPAWDYVRDEIIPRILANKEPNEIIRIWSAGCASGEEAYTISMIVAEVIGIEQFRERVKIYATDIDEEALNQARQAIYLQKDLNGLSSEQIEQFFEKIDTRYTFRKDLRRCVIFGRHDLHQDAPISKVDLLVCRNTLMYFNAEAQSRILARFHFALRDGGFLFLGKAEMLLTHANTFTPTDLKCRVFAKVPKLNLRDRLLIMAQTGNEEAVNHLSSHVRLRELAFDSSPCARIIIDMNGLLALANERARFLFSLTSRDVGRPLQDLEISYRPIELRSCMEQAYSEKRPVNIRDIEWQMASGDIIFIDVQVCPLLDANNQTLGISINFIDVTRYKNLQEDLEHSNQELEMAYEELQSTNEELETTNEELQSSNEELETTNEELQSTNEELETMNEELQSTNEELQTVNDELQRRGEELNQANAFLQSILTSLKGGVVVLNRDLQVQIWNYKSEDLWGLRHEEAIKKNFLNLDIGLPVDKLRQPIRICLSGEINQASKVIVNAINRRGKSIQCQVNCSPLMGSQGQIQGVILLMEELEEANS